The Elgaria multicarinata webbii isolate HBS135686 ecotype San Diego chromosome 1, rElgMul1.1.pri, whole genome shotgun sequence genome has a window encoding:
- the FZD8 gene encoding frizzled-8: MERSYLLAMAFLPLLLPAWSPLQPRSSCVASAASAAAAAAGGGASSSSSSAAAAAAAGASASASSAKELSCQEITVPLCKGIGYNYTYMPNQFNHDTQDEAGLEVHQFWPLVEIQCSADLRFFLCSMYTPICLEDYKKPLPPCRSVCERAKAGCAPLMRQYGFAWPDRMRCDRLPEQGNPDTLCMDYNRTDLATAAPPPAPPQQPKPPHRKPGGGGAARIPGAAVPLPPPPPPAEPPLRKARPPAPCEPGCQCRAPMVSVSSERHPLYNRVKTGQIANCALPCHNPYFSPDERAFTAFWIGLWSILCFISTFATVSTFLIDMERFKYPERPIIFLAACYLFVSLGYLVRLVAGHEKVACSGGAAAAGAGPAGTAGGAAGAAAAAVGGRGAAGGATELQPELAVAEHVRYESTGPALCTVVFLLVYFFGMASSIWWVILSLTWFLAAGMKWGNEAIASYAQYFHLAAWLLPSVKSIAVLALSSVDGDPVAGICYVGNQSLENLRGFVLAPLLIYLAIGSMFLLAGFVSLFRIRSVIKQQGGPTKTHKLEKLMIRLGLFTVLYTVPAASVVACLFYEQHNRPRWEATHNCPCLRDQQPDQARRPDYAVFMLKYFMCLVVGITSGVWVWSGKTLESWKALCTRCCWASKGTAAAAAGAIGAVGGVGGGMVTAAVGGGLGGGGGSMYSDVSTGLTWRSGTASSVSYPKQMPLSQV, translated from the coding sequence gcggcggcggcgggggcgtcCGCCTCCGCCTCGTCGGCCAAGGAGCTGTCGTGCCAGGAGATCACGGTGCCGCTGTGCAAAGGCATCGGCTACAACTACACCTACATGCCCAACCAGTTCAACCACGACACGCAGGACGAGGCGGGGCTGGAGGTGCACCAGTTCTGGCCCCTGGTGGAGATCCAGTGCTCGGCGGACCTGCGCTTCTTCCTGTGCAGCATGTACACGCCCATCTGCCTGGAGGACTACAAGAAGCCGCTGCCGCCCTGCCGCAGCGTGTGCGAGCGGGCCAAGGCCGGCTGCGCGCCCCTCATGCGCCAGTACGGCTTCGCCTGGCCCGACCGCATGCGCTGCGACCGCCTGCCCGAGCAAGGCAACCCGGACACGCTTTGCATGGACTACAACCGCACCGATCTCGCCACGGCCGCGCCGCCTCCCGCGCCGCCGCAGCAGCCCAAGCCTCCCCACCGCAAGCCCGGCGGAGGCGGCGCGGCCAGGATCCCGGGCGCCGCCGtgcctctgccgccgccgccgccgcccgccgaGCCTCCCCTGCGCAAGGCCCGCCCGCCTGCGCCCTGCGAGCCCGGCTGCCAGTGCCGGGCGCCCATGGTGTCGGTCTCCAGCGAGCGCCACCCGCTCTACAACCGCGTCAAGACGGGCCAGATCGCCAACTGCGCCCTGCCTTGCCACAACCCCTACTTCAGCCCGGACGAGCGCGCCTTCACCGCCTTCTGGATCGGCTTGTGGTCCATCCTGTGCTTCATCTCCACCTTCGCCACCGTCTCCACTTTCCTCATCGACATGGAGCGCTTCAAGTACCCGGAGCGGCCCATCATCTTCCTCGCCGCCTGCTACCTCTTCGTCTCCTTGGGCTACCTGGTGCGGCTGGTGGCCGGCCACGAGAAGGTGGCGTGCAGTGGCGGGGCAGCGGCAGCGGGAGCAGGTCCGGCGGGCACGGCAGGGGGCGCTgcaggagccgccgccgctgccgtggGAGGGcgtggggcggcagggggcgccaCTGAGCTCCAGCCGGAACTAGCCGTGGCGGAGCACGTGCGCTACGAGAGCACCGGCCCGGCGTTGTGCACGGTGGTCTTCTTGCTGGTGTACTTCTTCGGCATGGCCAGCTCCATCTGGTGGGTCATCCTCTCCCTCACCTGGTTCCTGGCAGCCGGCATGAAATGGGGCAACGAAGCCATTGCAAGCTATGCCCAGTACTTCCACCTGGCGGCTTGGCTGCTGCCCAGCGTCAAATCCATTGCTGTGCTGGCGCTCAGTTCAGTGGACGGGGACCCTGTGGCGGGCATCTGCTATGTGGGCAACCAGAGCCTGGAGAACTTGCGGGGCTTCGTGCTGGCCCCCTTGCTCATCTACCTGGCCATCGGCTCCATGTTCCTGCTGGCCGGCTTTGTGTCACTCTTCCGCATCCGGAGCGTCATCAAGCAGCAGGGGGGGCCCACCAAGACGCACAAACTGGAGAAGCTCATGATCCGCCTGGGCCTCTTCACGGTGCTCTACACGGTGCCAGCCGCCAGCGTGGTGGCCTGCCTCTTCTACGAACAGCACAACCGCCCCCGCTGGGAAGCCACCCACAACTGCCCCTGCCTTCGGGACCAGCAGCCCGACCAGGCCCGCCGCCCGGACTACGCGGTTTTCATGCTCAAGTACTTCATGTGCCTTGTGGTGGGCATCACGTCCGGAGTGTGGGTGTGGTCGGGGAAGACTCTGGAGTCCTGGAAAGCGCTTTGCACCCGCTGCTGCTGGGCCAGCAAGGGGACCGCGGCCGCTGCCGCGGGGGCCATCGGAGCCGTGGGCGGAGTCGGAGGGGGCATGGTGACTGCTGCCGTGGGGGGCGGCCTCGGGGGCGGCGGGGGCTCCATGTACAGTGACGTCAGCACCGGCTTGACGTGGAGGTCTGGCACCGCCAGCTCGGTTTCGTACCCGAAACAGATGCCATTGTCCCAGGTGTAA